The following coding sequences are from one Gopherus flavomarginatus isolate rGopFla2 chromosome 21, rGopFla2.mat.asm, whole genome shotgun sequence window:
- the SLC25A33 gene encoding solute carrier family 25 member 33 — MAAAPQENTLLHLFAGGCGGTVGAIVTCPLEVIKTRLQSSRLAFQTVYYPQVQLGTISGEGMVRPTSVSPGLLQVLKSILEKEGPKSLFRGLGPNLVGVAPSRAVYFACYSKAKERFNGIFVPNSNVVHICSAGSAAFVTNSLMNPIWMVKTRMQLERKVRGSKPMNALQCARYVYQTEGVRGFYRGLTASYAGISETIICFAIYESLKKHLKDVQLPPSPTNGTKRNSTNFFGLMFAAAVSKGCASCIAYPHEVIRTRLREEGTKYKTFFQTARLVAREEGYMAFYRGLFAQLIRQIPNTAIVLSTYELIVYLLEDRTK; from the exons ATGGCGGCCGCCCCGCAGGAGAACACGCTGCTCCACCTCTTCGCCGGCGG GTGCGGGGGTACAGTTGGTGCCATTGTTACATGTCCTTTAGAAGTAATAAAGACCAGGCTCCAGTCTTCAAGGCTAGCGTTCCAGACTGTCTACTATCCTCAAGTCCAGTTGGGGACGATCAGTGGCGAAGGAATGGTCAGGCCGACATCTGTATCACCCGGACTTCTCCAGGTTCTAAA gtcAATTTTGGAGAAAGAAGGACCGAAGTCACTCTTCCGAGGATTGGGTCCAAACTTGGTTGGAGTGGCGCCATCAAG GGCGGTCTACTTTGCATGCTACTCCAAAGCCAAGGAGCGATTTAATGGCATTTTTGTGCCCAACAGCAACGTTGTGCACATTTGCTCAGCAGGCTCTGCAG CTTTTGTCACAAATTCCCTGATGAACCCTATATGGATGGTGAAAACCAGAATGCAGCTGGAACGGAA AGTCAGGGGTTCAAAACCGATGAATGCTTTGCAGTGTGCTAGATACGTTTACCAGACAGAAGGGGTCCGTGGTTTTTACAGAGGCCTGACGGCCTCCTATGCTGGGATTTCGGAGACCATTATCTGCTTTGCTATTTATGAAAGTTTAAAGAAGCACCTGAAAGATGTCCAGCTGCCCCCTTCCCCTACTAATGGGACCAAGCGGAACTCCACAAACTTTTTTGGACtgatgtttgctgctgctgtttctaagGGCTGTGCCTCCTGTATTGCTTATCCGCACG aggtCATACGGACAAGACTGCGAGAGGAAGGCACAAAATACAAGACTTTCTTTCAGACGGCTCGTTTGGTAGCACGTGAGGAAGGCTACATGGCTTTCTATAGAGGACTCTTTGCGCAGCTCATCAGGCAGATACCAAACACAGCCATTGTGTTGTCCACCTATGAGCTAATTGTGTACCTGTTGGAAGACCGCACTAAGTAG